The proteins below come from a single Stomoxys calcitrans chromosome 1, idStoCalc2.1, whole genome shotgun sequence genomic window:
- the LOC106092090 gene encoding uncharacterized protein LOC106092090 — MIKRLFSAIILTVVIQTRLSRSAIIPNPKLNVIANNEEGFLELRPNGTLILRSTMENSPNAIQNAIQQAVLFRTILNAIRHSGNSLNDLSMKIYGEGIEHKFPPFLERVIQRIQTYFSVYKYTDSSEPLRDKNKPITPINDTLYEEIDTDLDSDNGANKNTTIKPNAEMHKTTSSVATKATVPMKSTTAKTITTTTASKVNESIATKNETATHAQPSLSPSSSPKPALVPAMPPISEENEFNEIKNHKSKGKS; from the coding sequence ATGATAAAACGCTTGTTTAGTGCAATCATTTTAACGGTAGTTATTCAAACTAGACTAAGTCGAAGTGCCATCATACCAAATCCCAAACTGAATGTCATTGCCAACAATGAGGAGGGATTTTTGGAGTTACGTCCCAATGGGACATTGATTTTACGCAGTACCATGGAAAATTCTCCCAATGCCATACAGAATGCCATACAACAAGCGGTACTGTTTAGGACCATTTTGAATGCCATACGACATTCGGGAAATAGCCTAAACGACCTTAGCATGAAGATCTATGGCGAGGGAATAGAGCATAAATTTCCACCATTTTTGGAACGTGTTATCCAGCGTATACAGACCTATTTTTCGGTGTACAAATACACCGATAGTAGTGAGCCGTTGCGAGATAAAAACAAACCAATTACGCCCATAAATGATACGCTTTACGAAGAAATcgataccgatttggacagtgaTAATGGAGCTAATAAAAATACAACAATCAAGCCGAATGCAGAAATGCACAAAACAACATCGTCGGTTGCAACGAAAGCAACGGTGCCAATGAAATCGACAACGgctaaaacaataacaacaacaactgcaagcAAAGTAAACGAATCCATAGCAACAAAAAATGAGACTGCTACGCATGCGCAACCATCATTGTCACCATCGTCATCACCAAAGCCAGCATTGGTGCCGGCCATGCCGCCCATCAGTGAAGAAAATGAATTTAACGAAATCAAAAACCACAAATCGAAAGGAAAATCTTga